The Chloroflexota bacterium genomic interval TCTCACCACTGTGCTCACGGTTCCTACGACCGAAATTCATGCAGCCGCCGCGCCTCGATCTGTTGTGAAACGGCGACGCAAGAGAGGGTCACCGCGCACGAATTCTATCCGAGACCGGCGCGGAGCTACACGACGCGAACAGCGCTGTGACGAGTTCTTGGCACACCTGTGAGCTTGAGATAAGGAGTGCACATGCGCCACGCTCCGTTACCCCAGGCTGAAGCCGGCGATTTCTCCGTCATCCCGAGCGAAGTGAGCTTGCGAACGCAGTCGAGGGATCTTCCTTGCACCTCGGAACGGGGAAGATCCCTCCACTTCGCTCGTACCTCGCCGCGCTCGGGATGACGGGGTACTGCTCGTACCTCGCCGCGGTCGGGATGACGAGAGGGTGTGCTCGTTCCTCGCGTAGCCTGCCCTGAGCATGCCGAATGGGGTCGGGATGACAGACCTGTGTTGTCCGGCTCGACGGGGCTAGCGGCGGCTGCCGACCAGCCGCGAGGACTCGTCCTTGCTCTGCCGCGCCAGGCTCTCCAGCTTCGTCATCGAGGCGGCTGTCGGGTTGTACGCCCCCAGCTCGATCATCTTGACCAGGATGTCCACGGCGGACGGCACTTCCAGCACCGCCGTGTTCATCACGATGCTGTGGTGCATCGGATCGAGCCAGTCCACCTGGAACAGGTAGCGATGGTAGTTGGCGCGGTCACGGTCGGCGCGCCGCACGATCTCTTCGGCCTGCTCGCGGGTCATCGGGCCGGGCCGGCCGCCAGCGCCGCGCTCCATGATCCGCGCCACCCGGGTGGGGACCGGCGCGATGAACAGCGCCCGCAGCGCATGATCGACGTCTCGGAGCAGCATGCCGGCGCCACGCCCGAGGAAGACCACGTTGTCGCGCAGGGCCACATCGTAGACGACGGTCCGGAGGAGGACGTTGTAGCGGCGGCGCTCCTGGTCGAGCCGTTCGAGCAGACCAGGCTGGCGCTCCAGCAGCTCGGGCGCGGACTCCTTGATGCCGCCGTACGCCTCAGCCTCTTCCAGGAGCGCTTTCTTATCGAGGAGTCGATACCCGAGCCGCGTCGCCAGATCCCGGGCGACATCGCCCCCCCAGGTGCCTTCCTCGCGGGAGACCGACACAATCGCCATGATCTCCTCCTTCACTCGGGTAACGTGACGGCGATGGCACGCTGACCCTCCGGGCCGGCCACGCCAGCCCAACGGCGGCCGCCACAGTGCCGGATTGTAGCACGGGTGGTCAACCGCGCCGACCGGTATTTCCCCCGCGCGCCCTGCGATTCGCACAGGCCTCCGCCCAGGCGTCTTCGTGTCTGACTCGGAGGGGCGCGCCTGTCCGGACAGGGCTGTCAGTGCAGGTCGTCGTCGCTCTCGACCTGCCGCACGCGGTAGCGCCGCCGCTGCTCCTGCACGGCCTGCCGGATCAGCTCTTTGACCTGCTCTGGCTCCTCCACGTCGTGCAGCACGACGGTGGGGGAGGTCGCGTCCGTCCCGACCACGGTGATGGTGCCGATGCCCAGGGCGCGCTGCGCCAGGCTCTGCTCGTAGGCGACGTCCCGCACGCGCGTCAACTCGACCTCTTCGGTGGCGCGGCTGAGGAGGCCGCGCACGATACGCAGCCGCTGGCTGGTCAGCACCCAGCGGATGGCGTGGGTCTCGATGGGGTTGAGCAGGCCGTGGGGTGTCCCTTCCCAGAGGATCTCTTCGCCGGCCGGCGCGGCGGGCGGTGAGGCTGGGGCGGCGAATGGGGCGGCCTGGGATGCGGCTGGTGGCACGGCGTCAGGCGTCAACGGCCGCCCGCACTGGGCACAAAATCGGTCGGCGTCGGCGTGCTGGCGCCCACAGCCTGGGCAGTACGGCATAGCGCCCTCCCGGGAAACGTGTCCGCTGGTAGTGTGCCATGTGGGCGGCGCTGCGCCGGCCGAACCGGCGTGCGCTCCCGTCGAACCGGCGTGCGCCACCGTCGAACCGGCGTGCGCCACCGTCGAACCGGCGTGCGCTACCAGGGCGCGGCATTCTCGTTCTTACGGCTGGAGGCATGGCACACTGTTCTGTCATCTTCCGTTGATTTGGCCTGTCGTGGGGCCGCGTCCTGGTGCGGGCGTCTTCCCGTGGACACCGCCATGATCCTGCTTCGTTCGCCGACGCT includes:
- a CDS encoding cytidylate kinase-like family protein codes for the protein MAIVSVSREEGTWGGDVARDLATRLGYRLLDKKALLEEAEAYGGIKESAPELLERQPGLLERLDQERRRYNVLLRTVVYDVALRDNVVFLGRGAGMLLRDVDHALRALFIAPVPTRVARIMERGAGGRPGPMTREQAEEIVRRADRDRANYHRYLFQVDWLDPMHHSIVMNTAVLEVPSAVDILVKMIELGAYNPTAASMTKLESLARQSKDESSRLVGSRR
- a CDS encoding PH domain-containing protein, which gives rise to MPPAASQAAPFAAPASPPAAPAGEEILWEGTPHGLLNPIETHAIRWVLTSQRLRIVRGLLSRATEEVELTRVRDVAYEQSLAQRALGIGTITVVGTDATSPTVVLHDVEEPEQVKELIRQAVQEQRRRYRVRQVESDDDLH